The following proteins are encoded in a genomic region of Brachypodium distachyon strain Bd21 chromosome 1, Brachypodium_distachyon_v3.0, whole genome shotgun sequence:
- the LOC100826114 gene encoding uncharacterized protein LOC100826114 — protein sequence MSEESGRPLPKFGEWDVNDPASADGFTVIFNKARDEKKAGNGQDTESPCKDTRTERVESYAAKTNSKKWFCCVTPSPTQS from the exons ATGTCG GAGGAATCAGGTCGCCCTTTACCCAAGTTTGGAGAATGGGACGTCAATGACCCAGCTTCTGCTGATGGATTCACGGTTATATTCAACAAAGCAAGAGATGAGAAAAAGGCTGGGAATGGACAAGATACTGAATCTCCTTGCAAAGACACAAGGACTGAGAGGGTGGAATCTTATGCCGCCAAGACAAACTCA AAGAAATGGTTTTGCTGTGTGACACCCAGTCCTACACAATCTTAA